Genomic DNA from Streptomyces diastaticus subsp. diastaticus:
CGCCCGCGATCTTCTTCGGCACCACCCGCACCACGGAGATGCGGGAGGGGAAGAGGGCGAAGGGGTGCTTCAGCTTGAACTCGACGGTCGACGCGTCGACGGCGTCGACCTGGTCGATGAACGGCACGAACTGGGCCATCAGGGAGGCGTTCTCCGGGTCCAGGACCCGTTCGAAGCTGAAGACCACGTCCTCCGCGCGGACCGGCGAGCCGTCGTGGAAGGTCGCGCCCTCGCGGAGGGTGGCCCGGTAGGTGGTCGCGTTGATCTTCTTCGGCATCTCGGTCGCCAGCGCGGGCCGCGCGACGAGCGTGGCCGGGTCGAGGTCCACCAGCCCTTCGAAGATGTGCATGTTCGCGGCGTACGGGGTGGCGCCGGAGGTGATCATCGGGTCGAAACCCGTGGAGAGCGGATACGAGAGGCCGGCTTCGATAGTGTCGCCGCCGGAACCCGCACCGCCGGCGCCTCCTCCGCTGGAGGCCGGCCCGCCGCAGGCCGTCAGGCCCGTGGTGGCCGCGGCCGCGACGCCGATGGCACCGGTGAGTCTCATGAAGGTGCGGCGATCCACGCCGGCTGCGCTGCGCGAGGGCAAGGGGTCCTCCAGAAGGAAGATGAGGGATGGTCGAACGGAGAGGAGGCGAGACGGTCGGCGCTCCACCACGGCACATCAGACGTCTGATGTATGATGCTCAATAACAGGGGAACGTAGCTTGCTGAGTGAAAGGGGTCAAGAGGTGGCGGTGGGACAGGAGGCGGCAGGGCATACGGTCCCTGGGCCCAAGCCGGCGCGACAGTCACTGCGGCAAGAGGTCGTGGACGGCGTCAAGGGCTACATTCTGCGCAACCAGCTACGCCCCGGTGACCCCCTGCCGAGCGAGTCCGCCCTGTGCGAGGCGCTCGGAGCGAGCCGGTCCAGCGTCCGCGAGGCGATCAAGATCCTGGCCGCGCTCGACATCGTCGAAGTGCGGCACGGGCACGGCACGTACGTCGGCCGGCTCAGCCTCTCCGCGCTGGTGGAGAGCCTGACCTTCCGTGGACTGCTCAGCCCCGACGACGACTTCCAGGTCATGTCCGACCTCGTCGAGGTGCGCGAGCTGTTCGAGCGGGGCATGGCCGAACAGCTCGTCGCCGCCCCCGACCAGGGGCAGATCGACCAGCTCGCCTCCCTGGTCGAGGAGATGCGCAAGGCGGGCGGCGGCAAGGGTGACGGCTTCGTCGAGGCGGACCGCGCCTTCCACGCCCTGCTCGTCGCCCCGCTCGGCAACGACCTCATCGGCCAGTTGTCCATGGCCTTCTGGGACGTCTACGTGATCGTCGCCCCGCACCTCGACGTCTTCACGCACGAGCACGAGGAGGCGACCATCGCCAATCACCAGCGCATCGT
This window encodes:
- a CDS encoding FadR/GntR family transcriptional regulator; translation: MAVGQEAAGHTVPGPKPARQSLRQEVVDGVKGYILRNQLRPGDPLPSESALCEALGASRSSVREAIKILAALDIVEVRHGHGTYVGRLSLSALVESLTFRGLLSPDDDFQVMSDLVEVRELFERGMAEQLVAAPDQGQIDQLASLVEEMRKAGGGKGDGFVEADRAFHALLVAPLGNDLIGQLSMAFWDVYVIVAPHLDVFTHEHEEATIANHQRIVDAVRDRDPAEFATALTEHYAPVRKRIAEARARR